The following are from one region of the Candidatus Omnitrophota bacterium genome:
- a CDS encoding thiamine pyrophosphate-dependent enzyme, producing the protein MKKVFERPRSLRNVPTHYCAGCGHSLAHRLICEVIDELGIREDTIAVCPVGCAVIAYEYWDFDCSEAAHGRTPCVATGIKRVHPDKIVFSYQGDGDLAAIGTAEIIHTANRGENITVIFINNGVYGMTNGQMAPTTLIGQRTSTTPQGRDVLRDGYPLKITELLAQLPGSRYVERVSVDTPSNVIKAKAAIKKAFRNQIEKKGFSLVEVLSPCPTYWGLSPKDACLRISGEMVKDFPLGVIKDA; encoded by the coding sequence CAAGATCGTTGAGGAATGTGCCGACGCATTACTGCGCCGGTTGCGGCCACAGCCTCGCGCACAGGCTCATCTGCGAGGTCATCGACGAGTTGGGCATCCGCGAGGACACGATCGCCGTATGCCCGGTCGGATGCGCCGTCATAGCCTATGAATACTGGGATTTCGACTGCTCCGAAGCCGCGCACGGGAGGACGCCGTGCGTCGCTACCGGGATAAAGCGCGTCCACCCGGATAAGATAGTCTTCAGTTATCAGGGCGACGGGGACCTGGCGGCGATAGGCACCGCAGAGATAATCCACACCGCGAACCGCGGGGAAAATATCACGGTGATATTCATAAATAACGGCGTCTACGGCATGACAAACGGGCAGATGGCGCCGACGACGCTGATAGGGCAGAGGACATCTACGACGCCTCAGGGCCGGGATGTTTTGCGGGACGGCTATCCTCTCAAAATAACCGAACTGTTGGCCCAGCTTCCGGGATCGAGGTATGTCGAGCGGGTCTCGGTCGATACGCCGTCGAATGTGATCAAGGCGAAAGCCGCGATAAAGAAGGCGTTCAGGAACCAGATAGAGAAAAAAGGATTTTCCCTGGTTGAGGTTTTGTCGCCGTGCCCGACTTATTGGGGCCTTTCACCGAAAGACGCATGTTTGCGGATCTCCGGAGAGATGGTAAAGGATTTTCCGCTCGGCGTGATAAAGGACGCATAG
- a CDS encoding 2-oxoacid:acceptor oxidoreductase family protein: protein MTEEIIFAGFGGQGIMVMGKVLAWAAMREGLKVTWMPSYGAEVRGGTAHSMVVISDEMVPSPVVTTPTACVVMNRPSMDRYEDSLARSGTLIVNSTLIDRQAARKDIDVLEIPVTRLAKELGNTRCANMIALGALNAKLKIVSMRALVDALKEVIPPDKRGLIPMNEEALKEGAKLVSRQ from the coding sequence ATGACAGAAGAGATAATTTTCGCGGGTTTCGGCGGGCAGGGAATAATGGTGATGGGCAAGGTCCTTGCCTGGGCCGCGATGCGCGAAGGGTTAAAGGTTACGTGGATGCCTTCTTACGGCGCAGAGGTGCGCGGCGGCACGGCGCATTCAATGGTGGTCATATCGGACGAAATGGTCCCTTCGCCGGTCGTGACGACCCCGACCGCGTGCGTCGTAATGAACAGGCCGTCTATGGACAGGTATGAGGATTCTCTAGCGAGATCGGGCACTTTGATAGTGAATTCCACGCTGATCGACAGGCAGGCGGCGAGGAAAGATATAGATGTCCTGGAGATACCGGTAACCAGGCTGGCCAAAGAGCTGGGCAATACGCGCTGCGCGAACATGATAGCGCTCGGCGCGCTGAACGCGAAATTGAAGATAGTATCGATGAGGGCATTGGTCGACGCTTTAAAGGAAGTGATTCCTCCGGACAAGCGCGGCCTTATTCCGATGAACGAAGAGGCGCTGAAAGAGGGCGCCAAATTGGTCTCAAGGCAATAG